The following is a genomic window from Plasmodium berghei ANKA genome assembly, chromosome: 9.
aatatattatccaatttgataaatttaCACAAAATTAgtgaaatataaatgtgatatattaaattggATGCTCATATATAGTAaagaattattttgtataaccataatatttataatataaattttgttataattattatcaaattatttttatatctttatgtacctattattatgttttcatttttatttatattcttaaattttttaaataaaattttcaggaaatctttttcttttttttttcaattatgacaaattaatatactATACACTAATATATCTTCTAGGCTTTGTTATTTGATCTGTCGTTTATTTGTAATTAAAGGAAGCAAATTTATTCCAACAGTTGACAttacatgtatatacaatatagTCATAGAAAACACATCTTGTTTGATACATACATGTaaggaaataattttttctaattaCAAATATGATTGTGcttcatttaatttatgttatatatttattgtttttacaaaataaccaaatttgtaatatatacacaaaaaattaacttAAAACGccatgtatttatatattaacatatttatggatattttttatgaagaaaatatatagtttttaaaatgtgcTTTTCTATTGTTGTTTAAcctaattatttataatttaactTTTCGATTTATACaataagcatatatatatatatatatattttttttttgctacATTACTGATTGTATcgattttaaatattatatgattaaaatttttctatatatattttatattatttctctaaaaaatcaaaaattataattgtaatttgcaaatatatttatttgtttaaacTTGTGAATGTTTTCCTAAAAAAGGCATATTGAATAAAGTATATTCACAtcaaatttgtttaaattttatttggtTCTATATGTGTCAATTTATTGgggagaaaaaaaaataagtatcaaaataaatgcatctacatcatttattataacaagacataaataaaggaatagaaatgtattaaaaataaaatatcagGGAAAACATAActtgtattatatttaccTTGCTATTGATTTTCTTAAGTATCACATAATTTGCTAATATCCCTTTTTTCGATTAAtgcatttaaataaaacttaacaaaatatatatatcaaatatgtatatttatttattctaatccaaaaatgaaaaaacataaaaccccatgtaaaaaattttatcgCCAAAGAGCACACTGTAACCCACTTTCAGAtagttatataaaatatccgttaaatgataaatatgtgGATTGGGGAATACATTATCCATTATATTTCAGGGATTTAGGAAATGTGGGCAAAAATGAGGAGGAACAAGTTTCCAaagtagaaaaaaatgataatatacaaAGTAGCGAAAATAATACGGATGCAGATAAACTATTTTTAaacacaaataaatatccaATATGCTACGAGaataaaattcaaattaaaccaaataattttgaagtAAATTTTTTAGATATAGGATGTGGTTATGGGGGGCTACTTTTTGAATTATGTAAAGTTTTTGATAACAAACTAATATTAGGTTTAGAAATAAGAGATAAAATAACTAATTATGTTggagaaaaaattaatacttatagaaaaaataatttcccaaattataataacatatCAGTTATAAGAACAAATGCAATGAAATTTCTAcctaattatattaaaaaaaatcaaattgaaaaaatgtttttttgttttcctGATccacattttaaaaaaccAAATTGGAGAAGAAGAATAATAACTATAGAAAGTTTATCACTATATTATCAtctattacaaaaaaatggattaatatattttataactgatgtttttactttatatttatgggTTAAATTCTGCCTTAacaaatatcaaaaatttaaaatactTTCTGaagaagaatataaaaatgatatatgtataaaattgATACATGAAAAATCAGAAGAATCCAAACGAGTTAAaacacaaaataaaaatatgtatttttgtGTTGCACAAAAAATCTAAATTATAATGTACCCAATACATATCTATATTCTCCTTTATCTATGTCTACAAATTCAAGTATATTACCAATTAAAACATGTTAAGACATTCCTATTTTATTCCCctctattttatttgtattcatatttaaaCTTTTTATGTGCCcacttttttaatatatatacattttttttttttaactcaataataaattcataAGTTTTGGAAAAATGTGgtaaattcaaaaaatcaagcttataaagaaataaaatattttttatacgaaaaaaaaataaaaaatatatgaaaaaagtaTTTGCAGCCTCATGAAAGAAATGCTGAAGCGATCCAtgcatgcatatataaatatggaaatatatttatccaTCGAAATTTAATCTTTAACATgtttacatataaaatccaacttaaattatttcaaaTGTTTTTCTACTTGTTGTTTTTGTATTAATCCCTATTGTACCATACCATCcaataaattatatctGCTTACACaaacttaaaaaaacaaatattttgatcataaaatataaatatgtaaaacccaattgtaaaaaattaaaatttcgAATTATCTCTATATTGATCTTTTCGTAAAGGGTATAATTTTTGGTTGTGTGGGTCCTTATGAATTATTCCACACAAACTGCAGTCAGTATATACTCCATTGTTTATTGATTGAACATCTTCTTGCcctataaaataaaaggaaTAAGTATAAAAgttaatatttgtttaacAGCATATATGGGGAACGTGGATAATGGAATTAGTAATAAACATAggcaaaaaataaataactatattatatgtacaaTTGTGTACCCATTCACATTCTTgtattatatgtaaattAACGAATTACCTATTTGATCACATTTTATAGATCGAATGGGGTGTTTTCCAGGGCTAACTCCTTTATGAGAGTAACAGGATctcattttaaaaataacaaaaaatccTTTTAgaagttttaaaaaaattcaaaatggtttaaaatataagtttTATTGTTACAGAAAAAGAGAAATcaaacaattttaaaattataaaaattatgcttaaaaataattaaaaaatttgctTATTatcacaaaatataaacttttattaatattaaaaaaattaaatatatatatttaaatgttacataattttatttttttagtgtctttatatatatatttgtaaaaattcCCAATATAGCTAACAACAAgcttaattataaaaatatacactGCATTTTACCTGATTTATTCATAcgataaaataaagattaTCAGCTAGCGGtcatgtaaaaatatataaataatcaaaaaaacattatgtacatattgtaatttaaatattttttttggacAGTCCCCATAATTTAAGACTACAACGGTTGCTACTATACtattttatgcatattattttgatttctccatttttttatattttcgaaatttttattttttccacaAAGTGTTAACAGACACATGCAACTATGCtgtttctatatttttaaatataactaaaatgacattttttttttaatataaaaaataaatattgcTTGTTCAGGTATTTTAATTCGATGcacacatttttaatttgcttattttaatttggagtttattttaatttatttattgatAACAActtttcattaaaaaacaGTCATTCTTAAAAAggaattataatataacgAAAGACAGAgtatgtgcatatataaattctTATAATATGCTAAAATATTCTTTTCATTATGCATTTTGGTAATTCGGATTGTAGTCAAATAATGTGTAaccatatttattttttgtggatttaataatatataggTAGGTATTGGTGTAAGTCCATTTTAAATTTGCAATAGTTTATCGATATTTTAgttaatattgaaaaaacgatttttatatgaaaaacataaaataattatagaGATCCCTTAAATAACACccatatatacaatttagCTAAATTTACAGCacaggaaaaaaaaattacacaaataaataacattattatttatttatttttcatatttttaatgagAATTATTGCAAGGGAAAACATCTGAAAACTATTTACTTACCTTTggttttcatataataaatatattgatatatCTCAAAAGATTTAAACCAGGCTTTTCAATTTACctcaaattattatatatattatatatatatatatataatttttatttaatagaTGAACATTACACTATTTGTCTCTTCATTATACTCAATGatatttatactttttataGAAAGGAAATACTAATtagtataataaaaaaaaatgatataaagaGAATGTGATATTTCTTAAATTGAATTTtaagaataaaatttcTATATTACACATAGACATTAAAATATGGGcacataatttttcataactTCATTATATCATCACATCGACTTTGCAAAAACGATtttgatgataaaaaaggtatcattttataagatgaaaattattacttCATTTGGTTTcttcataaatttttttaatatatgtgtaaATAGTTCCATTgcaattaaataaatatccatctgaaattattttaatatttcctTAATGTATAAAAGAGAGAAAGAGAGAAAAAagtattatatgcataactctttgcattaaaaaaaaaaagatatttcgtgcaatatataaatatttacatttaataCTAGAAAGGGGAATAGTAAAAGCTTAAATTATGTGATACTAAGTATACaaagttttattattattattttttttgaagatttattaaatatacattttttacgcaaaatatattttatgcatattaaCACAAGTATGATTTACTAAATAATTgaaaacataattttttttttttttcaaactattgatatattaaaattatataggagtaggaatatatatatagatgtTCAAAAATAGTGTAAAAATTTAACAGTCATAAATTAGTTAACTAaagaaatttattttcaatacaTACAAAAACAACTTTTCACATTAGTGTGTATccttaatttatatataaagacgAACAAAatgcatttaaaaattatctGTTTGAGTGATGAAGTTCGGGAAATGTACAAGAACCATAAAACTCACCATGAAGGAGATAGTGGATTAGATGTTTTCATTATAAAGGATGAAATATTGAAACCTAAAACAACAACATTTGTTAAACTTGGTATAAAAGCAACAGCATtacaatataaatgtaattattattataaatctgataaaaatgattctaataataaaaaaaaaatagaaaataataacgaACCAGAAATTGTGAATACaagttttttattatttccacGAAGTAGTATATCAAAAACACCATTACGATTAGCCAATTCTATAGGATTAATAGATGCTGGATATAGAGGTGAAATTATATTAGCTCTTGATAATACAAGTGATCAAGAatatacaattaaaaaaaatgataaattagCACAAATAGTATCTTTTTCTGGTGAGCCTTTATCCTTTGAGTTAGTTACAGAATTAGATGAAACCTCAAGGGGGGAAGGTGGATTTGGATCAacatcaaataaataattaaccCCTAAGcatatgcataaatatatgtacatagAAATAAGAGAATTGTGCCATAATACATCTCATACAAATTTACATACAAAATATTCCACGAATATAtggatatttatatatatatatatatatgtataataatcATCTTTTATactcct
Proteins encoded in this region:
- a CDS encoding deoxyuridine 5'-triphosphate nucleotidohydrolase, putative; translation: MHLKIICLSDEVREMYKNHKTHHEGDSGLDVFIIKDEILKPKTTTFVKLGIKATALQYKCNYYYKSDKNDSNNKKKIENNNEPEIVNTSFLLFPRSSISKTPLRLANSIGLIDAGYRGEIILALDNTSDQEYTIKKNDKLAQIVSFSGEPLSFELVTELDETSRGEGGFGSTSNK
- a CDS encoding tRNA (guanine-N(7)-)-methyltransferase, putative; protein product: MKKHKTPCKKFYRQRAHCNPLSDSYIKYPLNDKYVDWGIHYPLYFRDLGNVGKNEEEQVSKVEKNDNIQSSENNTDADKLFLNTNKYPICYENKIQIKPNNFEVNFLDIGCGYGGLLFELCKVFDNKLILGLEIRDKITNYVGEKINTYRKNNFPNYNNISVIRTNAMKFLPNYIKKNQIEKMFFCFPDPHFKKPNWRRRIITIESLSLYYHLLQKNGLIYFITDVFTLYLWVKFCLNKYQKFKILSEEEYKNDICIKLIHEKSEESKRVKTQNKNMYFCVAQKI